CGCGGCGAACAGGAAGAGACCGAGACCGACGGCTCCGGCGTTCGGGTGGGTGAGCAACGGCGACGAGATGCGGACGGCGAGCGCGAGGAGCAACACTCCTGCGGCGACGCGGATCGACGCACGCCAGTATGCACCGTACTCTTCCGGCGACAGTTCCATGCGCCGAACTGTGTACTGGGGGTAAAAAGCCTCTTCGTCCGCCGTCGGCCGCCGCTACGAATCGCTGGTCTCGACGCCGTCGGCTAACTCCCTCGCGACTCGTGCTCCCGTCTTTCGTTCGAGCGCCCGCTCTCCGAACACCGCTCGTGCGCTCGCGGCAGCCGCCTCGTCGACGGTAAACTCGAGGTCGGGGTACGCGACGGCGGTCAACACCAGCGGCTCGGGCGCTGCAGGGGCGACGCCCTCGGGCCCCGGCAACGGCTCGGGCGAGAACACCCGGTCGACCTTCTCGAGGCTCGACGTTCCGGCCCCGATTTCGCGGACGAGAGAGACGAGTCGTCGGACGAGTTGGTGGGCGAAACCGCCGGCAGCGACGGTAAAGACGAGGTAGTCGCCGTCCCGACTCGCCTCGATCGACAGCGAGCGTTCGGTGCGGTCGGGGTCGTCGTCGGGCGTGAGGTTGTGGTAGTCGTGGCTGCCGGAGAGTTCCCGGCAGGCTTTCCGGACGAGTTCGTCGTCGACGCGGGCGACGGACTCGAGCGAGAGGGGAGTTTCACCGTCCGCAGGTGGCGCGTACAGCTGGTAGGTGTACTCTCGACGGGTCGCGTGGTGGGTCGCGTGGAACCCCTCGGGTGCGTCGGCGCTGGCCCACGCCCGAACGTCTGCAGGTAACTCCGCGTTGAACGCACGCGGCGTGAGCCAGTCCGGAACCTCGAGTCCGATCGTCTGGGCGAGCGCGGAGACGCCCCTGTCGGTTCGTCCCGCGGCGGCGTAGCCGGCCGGCTTCTCGGCGTCGGGGGCGAGCACCTCGAGCGATCGAAGCGCCTCGAAGACCGCGTCCTCGACGGTCGGGACGGACGGCTGGCGCTGGTAGCCGTAGTAGTCGGTGCCGTCGTAGGCGATCCGGAACGCACGCAGCTTTCTCTCGTCCGGGGTCGACGACGGTGTCCGGGGCGCGGGCATCGTTCGTACTCGACGATTCGCGCCACGGAGTTAGAGGCGTCGTTACTCCGTCGGCCTCGAGGCCGATGTGACTACGTTCGACGTCGAAATTTCTAGAGAGTAAAATTAATTCTCCTCAATCAATGTCATTTCGTATGAGCTTGCCCTCCACACGACGAAGCGTATTGCTGACTTTCGCCACAGCTACGAGTATCAGCCTTTCAGGATGCCTTTCCGGGGATCTAACCTCAAACGTGGAGGAGATTTTGAACGAGGACGAAGATAGACAGCTGTTATTTATCGTCCTGAACAACAATACAACCGACGAACAGCAGATCGACGTTCGGGTCGAGAAAGACGGGGAGCCCGTCGTCGAGGCGTCGTACGAACTTCCTCCAGCTGGAACCTCGAGAGCGGACGTTGCTGGAACGACGCCAGCGTCCCAGTACATGATCGAACCGAACTGGTCGGACGAACCTGCAGCGTATGGCATCCGGGTACGATATCCGGAGTCGGACTCCTGGGTCGAAAAGACGGTCGCCGAAGGCGATCACGAGCACGTCGGGGCCTGGGTTACTCTATGGCCCACTCCAGAAGTTGGAATTATCGGATATCCAGAAAGCGAGACCGAGGTAGCGGAAGGGGACCGTGCAGAGAGACGAGTGACAGTACCAGAGGTCGAAGACTGGATCGAGTCGTTTCTCGAAGATCAAGGCGAGCGTGAGTATCACGTCGAAAGCGGCTAAACTACTGTAATTTGCTTTCCCGACACAGCGAAGCAGATCCGCCCAGTAGTTCGAAATGCATATTCTCGAGGCGAAAAATCACGGCTTTAGCCGTGGAGAACGTTACTCGTCGATCCAGGATATCGCGGCCATCGCCTTCGGGAAGCCGACCGTCGGGATCTGGAGGGCGGCGACGTGTCGCAGCGGCTCCGGGTCGACGTCCTCCTCGAGCGCCCACCGGACGTGGGAGTGGACGGCTCCCTCCGACTGGGTGCCCGACGGCAGTTCCGTGAGGTCGTCGATTTCGTCGACCATGCTCACGTAGCTTCCAGACCGCCGGTGTTAACGATCGGGTGTGGTTCTATGAGGTTCGAGAACGGCTCCGTCAGGTCGACTCGAGGCCGATTTTCCGGGGTGGTGCATCTCGATATCGTGAATCACCTGCATAATCCGGGCTGACGACCTTCCCCGTGAGGGGTGGAGTTGTCCTATCATGGCGGAATCCAACGGACGTGACGTGGAGTCACACGATACTGTGCGGAACGTCGTTCTCGTCGTTCTCGATACGGCCCGCGCTACCAGCGTGGGTGAGCGAACGACCCCGACGTTGACGGGGCTGGCCGAGGAAGGAACGACGTTCGACAACGCTTTCGCAGCGGCTCCCTGGACGTTGCCTTCTCACGCGTCGATGTTCACCGGCACCTACCCGTCCGAACACGGAGCTCACGGCGGCCACACCTATCTCGACGCGGAGTTTCGAACGATCCCCGAGGCCTTCGCCGACGCTGGCTACCGAACCATCGGCGTCTCGAACAACACCTGGCTCACCGAGGAGTTCGGATTCGACCGCGGGTTCGACGAGTTACGCAAGGGCTGGCAGTACATCCAGTCGGACGCAGACATGGGCGCAGTCGTCCGGGGCGAGGACCGACGCGAGAAGATTCAGGCAGCCCGCGAGCACCTCTTCGACGGAAACCCACTCGTCAACGCAGCCAACATCCTCTACAGCGAGGTCTTCCAGCCGAGCGGTGACGACGGGGCCGACCGATCGACCACCTGGATCGCGAACTGGCTCGAGAACCGCCGCGAGGACCGGCCGTTCTTCCTCTTCTGTAACTTCATCGAACCCCACGTCGAGTACGATCCACCACGCGAGTACGCCGAGCGGTTCCTGCCCGACGGAATGAGTTACGACGAGGCGACCGACATTCGCCAGGACCCTCGCGCCTACGACTGTGGCGACTACGGACTCTCGGATCGCGACTTCGCCGCTCTCCGCGGACTGTACCGCGCCGAACTCGCGTACGTCGACGATCAACTCGCCGAGATCCGGACGGCCCTCGAGGACGCCGGCGAGTGGGAGGACACGATCTTCGTCGTCTGTGGCGATCACGGCGAACACATCGGCGAGCGCGACTTCTTCGGTCACCAGTACAACCTCTACGACACCCTGCTCGACGTTCCGCTGGTCGCCCACGGCGGGCCGTTTACCGACGGCGGCCGACGGAGCGAACTCGTCCAGTTGCTCGACCTGCCAGCGACACTGCTCGAGGCGGCCGGCATCGACGACCCGGAACTGCTCGAGCAGGGTTCGGGACAGTCACTGGTACCGTTGGTCTCGGACGCTCACACGACGCGAACTCGAGACGCCGTCTTCGCCGAGTACGTCGCCCCGCAGCCGTCGATCGAGCGTCTCGAGGCTCGGTTCGGTGAAGACGCGATTCCCGACCGCGTCCGCGAGTTCGACCGCCGTCTCCGGGCGATCCGGACGAACGAGTACAAGTACGTCGAGGGCAGCGACGGCTTCGAACGGCTTCACGACGTCTCAAGCGACCCCTCCGAGACGACGAATATAGTCGCGGACAAACCGGAACGAGCCAGGCGACTTCGGAACCGACTCGAGGAACGATTCGGTCCGCTCTCCGAGGACGCCGCTCACGACGAGGTCGAGATGCGAACCGACACGAAAGAACGGCTCGCAGACTTGGGATATCTCTGAGCCGCGACTCGAGTGCGAACGTCAAACGTACAGTCGTTCACGGGGACGGGTTTCCGCTTCCGCTGGAAACACGAACTCGTGTCCCCCTCCCTCCACGCGCGACCGGTTCCGATGCAGGCCGTTCACGATCGGTCCGACGGACGCCTCTCGATTGCCGTCGACGCAGCACCGGCAGCACTCGAGGACGTCTCGGTCGAAGTCGGCACTCGTCGCGTCCGGATCAGTATCGACGCCGGGGACGACCAGCACGAACGGACGGTCGTCTCCCCTCTCCCGATCGGTGACGATCGGAGTGCTGTCTACCACAACGGAATCCTGACGGTCACGCTCGAGACCGAAGCGGAGCGACTGTCGCGTCGCTGAGTTCCGGCGCTCTCGTACGAAACGCTGTAAAGTTTACTGGTACTCCCGATTCCGACGGTCGCGCCAGAAATGCCTTACAGCGATTCGTATCACTCGTCGACAGCTATCGACGCACCGCAGTCGGGACAGACGAGTCCCTCGTCGCCGATGCGTGCGTGATCGTGCCCACAGTCCGGGCACGTAACCGAATCCTCTCCGAGGACCGGAATGCGATCGACTCTGACGTCCTCCGACTCGCGGGGTGCACCGAGCGCCAGCGCGACGAGTCGGTCGTCCACGTCGTTCCATCCCGTCTGGAACTCACCGGGTGCGAACCGTATCGCCTCGTTCTCGCCGATCCGAACGGTCCGTGGGCCGTCGTCGTCCGCTGCTCGACCGACCTCGAACGTCGCCTCGCCTTCGAGGACGACGAACACCTCCTCCTGGTCCGGGTGGGCGTGAGCCGCGCCGCTGAATCGCTCGCCGGGTTCGAGGGCATACTGAACCATCGAGACGCCCTCGAGCGACAGCGGCTCCGTCAGATCCCGACGGTCGGTGTGGAGGTTTTCGTCGTACGGTTCGGCGGGCAGGTCGTCGATCGAGATCCGTTCCATGGCCAGATTCCGTTCGCCTGACACAAATAGGTCCCCCGCAACCTCGCCGCCAACGTTTATCCTCGCCACCGGTGTCCGTCGCCCATGACGAGATCACCGCGGCTCAACGCACTCCGTCGAACGCTCGAGGCCGGAGACGTCGCACTGGGCATTCTCGAGAGTACTTACTCGCCGGCGCTGATCGAACTGTACGGCGAACTCGGCCTCGATTTCGTCTGGATCGACCTCGAACACGGCGGTCCGAGTCCCCGTGACGGCGATCGTCTCGAGGAACTCCTGCGGGCCGCGGACGTCTCGGGGACGGAACTACTCGTTCGGCTGCCAGATCCCGATCCCGGCGCGGTCCGGAAGGTCCTCGACGCGGGCGTCCGGAACCTGTTCGTCTCGCGGATCGAGACGGCCGAGGACGTCCGGCAGGCAGTCCAGGCGGCCCGATTCGAGTACGACGGCGAGCCGGGGCAACGTGGATTCGCGAATCCCCGTGCGAGTCGCTGGGGAACCACGAACGACTACGCGGCCACCGAGGACGAGGAGATCGTCGTCGGTGCGACGATCGAACACCCGACCGCAGTCGAGAACCTCGAGGAGATCCTCGCAGTGCCAGAACTCGGCTTCGTCTTCGCCGGCCCGCTGGACCTCGCCGTCGCGACCGGCCATCCCGGCGAACCGGACCACGAGGACGTCGAGGAACTGGTCGAAGAGATTCGGACGAAGGCGCTCGAGGCCGACGTTCCCCTCGGCGGTCTCGGTTTCGGGATGGACGACGTCAACGAGAAGGTCGATGCGGGCTATCAGATATTGAACCTCGGAAGCACGACCGGCGCGTTGCAGGGGGTCGTTCGCTCGTGGTTCACCGAATACGAGGGCGAACGCGAGTGATCCGTGGCCATCGCAGCTGAAAATCCACGACTTTATCCGCCGGAGCCTGTCAGCGTCCCGTATGCTTCACGGCGAGGAGTTCTGGCTCGTCCGGTTTCTCTTCCAGCGGGGGCTGGCTATCCTCTATCTGCTCGCCTTCCTCGTCGCCGCCTTCCAGTTCCGGGCGCTGGCCGGCGAGGACGGTCTCCTGCCGCTCGAGTGGTACGCCGAAGGTGCGTCGTTTCGCGAACGGCCGAGCCTGTTCTACGTCTATCCCGACGATCGGGTCGTCGGGCTGGCGGCCTGGAGCGGCGTCGTCCTCTCTGCGATGGCGGTGCTTGCGGTACCGTACTGGCTGCCCGACGCATACGCGACGCCCGCATCGATGGTCCTGTGGGCCACGCTGTGGCTGCTCTACCTCTCGTTCGTCAACGCCGGGCAGACCTTCTACGGCTACGGCTGGGAGTCGATGCTGCTCGAGACCGGCTTCCTCGCGATCTTCCTCGGAGCAGGTCCCGTCGAGCCGCCGGTCGTCGTCTTCCTGTTGCTTCAGTGGGTGCTCTTCCGCAATATGTTCGGTGCAGGGCTGATCAAACTCCGCGGGGACGACTGCTGGCGCGACCTGACCTGCATGGACTACCACTACGAGACCCAGCCGATTCCGAACCCCGTCAGCTGGTTCGCCCACCACCTCCCCGATCGGTTCCACCGCGGCGAGACGTTCGGAAACCACGTCGTCGAACTGCTGATTCCGTTTCTCTACTTCGCGCCTCAGCCCGCCTCCTCGTTCGCCGGCGTCGTGACGATCGGCTTCATGGGCTGGCTGATGCTCACCGGGAACTTCGCGTGGCTGAACGCCCTGACGATCGTGCTCGCGATCGCGACCTTCAGCGACGGGATCCTCGAGGCCGTTCTCCCCGTCGCCGCACCCGAAACCGTCGCGACGCCGCTCTATCTCGAGGGCACGGTGATCCTGATCGCGGTCGTCGTCCTCGCGATGAGCATCCGGCCCGTCGAGAACATGCTCTCGGAGAGCCAGACGATGAACACGGCGTTCGACCCGCTGCACCTGGTCAACACCTACGGCGCGTTCGGTTCGGTGACGAAGGATCGCTACGAGGTCGTAATCCAGGGAACGACCGACGAACGGCCCGACGAGGACGCGGAGTGGCGAACCTACCGGTTCGAGGGGAAACCGACCGATCCGAGCCGTCGGCCGCCACAGATCGCGCCGTACCACCTGCGACTGGACTGGCAACTCTGGTTCGCCGCCATGCGACCGACGCCGCGTCGCCAGCCGTGGTTCTACCGCCTGCTCGTGAAACTGCTCGAGCGCGACGAGCGAACGGAGTCGTTGCTCGCCGAAGTGCCGTTCGAGGACGGCGAACAGCCGACCCACGCTCGGGCGATCCGCTACCGGTACCAGTACACGACGCCCGAAGAACGCGAGGAGACCGGCGACTGGTGGCGCCGCGAGCGGGTCGGCACCTACGTCCACCCGGTGAGCCTCGAGGAACTTCGAACGCGAGCACCGGCGGCGTAACCCCGGTTATCGATCGCTCGAACTCGAGTCGTCGTCTTCGCGGTCTCGTCTCACTGGTGGGGTCTTCGAGACGACCTGGCCCCACTGTGCCCGGTGGTCGGCGACCGACCGGTAGCCCCACTCGCGGAGGCGGCCATAGTCCTCGAAGTTCCTGAGGAACAAGACGCCGTCCCGGAGCGGCTTGGCGACGTCGGAGCGGACGAACGCCTCCTCGATCGAGGCGCCACAGGAGTAAACCCACTCGTCCGTTACCAGATGCGAGCAGGCCTCGTAGTTCTCCGGCAGTCGCTCCCGTAGCTCGGGCGTCAGATCGCTGAAGCCGACGATCCGGAGGTCGGTGCGCTCGTCGAAGAACTCGGCCCACCAGGTACAGAACCCGCAGTCGTCGTCGAAGACGAACGTGTCCTGGGTGTGGCTCACGTGAGAACAGACGGCCTCGAGGTACAAAATACGCCACCCCGACACGCGGAATACTTCCGTCGGACTCGAGAAAGATCGATATGGAGCGATTCGTGCAGGCGATCGTGGCCGGCGGAATCGCGCTCGTCGCCGGGCTCTGGCTCGTCGAACTGTTCGAGTGGTGGTCGCTCGCGTGGCTGGCTGGAGTCGTCCTCGCCGTGGTCGGTACTGGTAGTGTCTTCGCCGGGATTTTCAGCGAACTCGAGAGTGAGCTAGTTCGTGGTTCTGAGTGATCACTTCTTTCGGTATTTTCGTAGTTTTCACTCCTAACGCTCTTTACGGTAGATACTGTAGTTCCATTCGACGATGTCCATCGATCGAGACACCTTCGAGAACGCGAGCGAGGAAGAGCTTTCGGGACTTTCGGTTCCGGAGCAAGTTCTCGGGTTCCTCGCTGCAAACGAAGATCGGGCATTCAAGGCCAGGGAAATTGCCACCCAGATCAGCGTCGACGAAGGCGCTGTTAGTACAGCACTCTCGCGGTTGAAGGACCGCGATCTGGTCGAACACAAAGCGACGTACTGGGCAATCACCGAAGACGCCGACCGCCTCGAAAGATACAGCGGCTACGAGCGGGCAACTGCCCTGTTCAACGAACAGTTCGGTACGGAAGATAGGGACGCTTGGCGTGAACACGCTCCCAGCGAACCACATCCGAACGTGGAGAACGAACAGTGACTGACGAAGAGTCCCCGATCTTCGAGCGAGGCGATGTCGTCTACGGCGACGACCCGTTCAAAGGTGACGGAGCTGCTCGACCCTGGCTCATTCTCTCGAATCACGAAGGTCGTCCGTTCCACGGTGAGCAGTACATCGTACTAACGTTAACGTCGAAGTCCTGGATGGATGACCTCATCTATATCTCCGAGGAGAGTTGGATTCGTGGTGGAACGCCGGACGAGAGCCGAATAATTCCATGGGGTGTCCAATCGATCGACCACGGCGACATCGATTTTTGGCAGGGCCGACTGAAAGAGTCTCTCGTCGACGAGGCGGTTTCTGCCCTCGTCGACGAATTGCAGTAGTCCCACGCACGTTTCTCTTAACGGGGTGGCTCTCGGTCGACGACAACCACCACGAAATTCCGAAGTTCCCCACTGCCGGAAAATTATTGCATCCCGTCGCCTATTCCGCTCGTATGAGCAGTGCGGCCGGGTCGCTGTCGGAACCGCAGGTACTTGCCCACACCAAGCGGCGGCTCTTTCCGGGCGAGGAGGACGACTCCTACGTCGTCGCCGACACGCAGTTCTCGAAAGACGAGTGGCTCCCCGGACAGCCCATCGAGCCGTCCGTCCGGGATCGGCTGGCACCGTTCAACCACGTGCAGGTCGGCGGCGGCTATCCCGACCTCGTCGGCGTTCGCAACCTCGAGTCGGATCTGCTGGCGGTCGAACGACTCGGCGACGAACCGCCGCTGATCGCTATCGAGGCGAAGGGGTACACGAGCAGCGGCGTGGATACGGAACTCGGGATCGTCCAGGCGTACGACCGTCTCAACGAGGCGAACGCGGCCTACGTCGCCGCACCGGTCGACGTCATCTCCGAGACGGACCGGACGCTCGCGCGGGAACTCAACGTCGGCGTGCTGGGCGTCGACGCGGCGGGGACCGTCGAGGTACTCGAGGTGCCACGCGTCGTCGGCAACCGGACGACGACCGAGGCGCGAGCGTTGCGATTCCAGGCCGGGGCCCAGGGCGTCGCGGACGCTTCGTTCGGGCTCAACCACCCGAAAAACTACCTCGGCTATCCGCTGGCCCATTACGCCGACGGCGATACGGCGACGCTACTGTCGGAGTACGAGGTGGTCAACGCCGTCACGGACGCCCGCCGTGGCGCTGCCTTCCTCGGACTGATCGAGGACGGCACGAGGGTCGAACTGACGTCGCTCGGCGAGGAAGTGATCCGGTTCGGGAAGGCCCGCTACGGGAGCGTCGAGTCGGCACTCGAGCAGTTCGAGAACTGGCACGGCTCGCCGAAACGGTTCGTCGACCTCGCGCCGGCGTGGGGGCAACTGGCTCGTCGCGTCGTCTTCGACTACGAGGCGACGGAACTACTCGTCGGCGAACTCCAGGCGATGCACGACCACGGTATCACGAACCCGTCGCTGGTCGATACCGTCGAGTGGCTCCACGAGCAGTTCCCCTCGTTCACCGTCGAACTGTTCGTCCGCGGGGACGACGACGTTCGCAGGCGAGTCCTGACAGAAGACGGCGACCTCCGTCCGTCGGCACTCGAGGACGGGACCGTCTACCACTCGCCGACAGTGTTTCAGCTGAAAGCGATGCTGTACCACGCCGGCATTCTGACCGAACGCGGGGCCGAGCCGAGCAACCTCGAGCCGACCGAGGACGTCTGGGCTCTCCGTGAGCCCGTGTGACTGTCGTGGCCGTGTCGTCGCTGGCTGAAGACTGTCTCTCGAGCGATACTGGCGTTCGAACCTCGAGCGATTCGACTACCCGGCGACGATTGGACTGGAAAAGAGTCTCCCTACAGCGACGGCGACGAACCGGTGTCGACGGTACGTGGCTCACTGTCGGCAGTGACGCTTCCGTCTGCGAACGAAACGCGGAGATCACCGTCGACGTCTTCGACCCTGATGGTCCGGCCTTCGTAGGCAAACTCGAGACTGGTAAATCCGTCGGATTCGACTAGCGCGTCGATCACGTCGGGATCGATCGTGTCGTAGAGCGGCTCGAGTTCGAGCGGGTCAGTACCGGTTTCGTGAGCGACGAGGTCGATGACCACCATACTGAGTCGTCGCTCCTCGTCTACTACCGTCGTTGCTCGTGAAGCACTCATTACCCACGTCCATGGCACCAGTGGTAAAGTAAATATCCCAAAATTCCGGCCGGTACTGTTACGGTGGAATTACAGTCCAGATCGCTATCTAGCACGAATTAATGAGTGATATAACTCCGAAAAGAGCGTCGTAATTCCTTGTCTGGCCCGTTAGCGTTGTTCTCTCCAGAAAAAGGATTCGGGCAAATCGAACGTTAGTATTTCGCTACTCGAACATTTCTGCCTCGCACAGAGACGGCTACTCCCGTCGCGGGACGTCGTGACGACCGAACCCGTACCGAAGCCGACTGGCCAGCCGTCGCGAGAACCGGCCGTCGTCGGCCCGCGAACCGAAGCGTTCGCCCAGTGCAGTGTAGATCAGCGGCAGCGGTACTTCCTGCTCGAGACCCTCCTGGACCGTCCAGGTACCCGTCGAACCGCCCTCGACGCGGTCGGCGACCGTCCCGAGGTCGTTGCCCTCTTCGCGGAACGCCTCCTCGCAGAGTTCGAGCAGCCACGAGCGGATCACCGAACCGTTGTTCCAGACCGAGGCGACCGACTCGAGGTCGAGGTCGTACCGGCCCTCGTGGAGCAGTTCGAATCCTTCGCCGTAGGCCTGCATTAACGCGTATTCGACGCCGTTGTGGATCATCTTCACGTAGTGGCCCGAGCCCGCGGGCCCCAGCCGTTCGTGGCCGTTCGGACCCGTTGCGACGGCGTCGAACGCGGGCGTAAGTCGCTCGTAGGCTGCTTCGGGGCCGCCGACCATCAGCGAGAAACCTAGTTCCGCACCTGCGGGCCCACCCGACGTCCCGCAGTCGAGGTACGCCGCCGGACAGGACTCGGCGCGCCGAACAGAGTCCTCGAAGTAGGAGTTGCCGCCGTCGACGACCACGTCGTCGCTCTCGAGGTGTGGCTCGAGTTCCTCGAGTGCCGCGTCGACGGGGTCGCCGGCGGGAACCATCAGCCAGACGTGCTTGCCGTCCTCGCTGTCCAACTTTTCGGCGAGAGCCGCGATCGAGTCGGCCGGTCGCGCGCCCGCGTCGGCCGCCGCGTCGACGGCGTCGTCGTCGATGTCGAAGGCGACGACGTCGTGGTCTGCTGCGAGCAGTCGATCGACGACGATCCGTCCCATGCGTCCGAGTCCGATGACGCCCAGTTGCATGGCAGTGGTTCCGCTGGGGAGGGAGGTAGTGGTTGTGATTCCCCGCGCGGGTCGTGTCAGTGGCGTGCTTGCTCGAGACGTGCCCAGCCGATCGCGTCGAGGACGACGATCCGGTCGTTACAGAGAACGTAGACGCCGTTGTACTCGGAGCCGTTGCCGTCGTAGTACGGAAGCGAATCGCGGATTCTGTCGACGACCGACCAGGCACCCTCTCGGTCGATCGTGACGTGTTCCCACTCTTCGCGGGCGTCGTTCCGGATGGCCCGGATGATCGCCCGTTGTGCGCCAGGAATCTTCGACAGGCGTTCCGACGAGGCGTCGACGATCGTCGCGCCGCTTGGAACGTCCGTCTGGTCGACTATCCGCGCACCGAGATCGGCTTTCGACTGTCCGCTGCTCGCGCGCGACCGTCGCGACCGGAGCCAGTAGCCAGCAGCCGCTGCCGTCCCGACGGCGAGCAACGGGAGTGTCATGTCTTTCCCCCTGAGCATCATGGGGAGTACGTTACAGTAACTGACTAAGTATCTTTCGCAAGAATTTTCGTTTCTAAGAAGTCAAGTCTGAAAGGTGATGGGAACCCGGACTACAGCACCGCGGCAACGTTCGACGTGATCGCGCCGGCGACGACGAGCAACGCGATCGCGACCACGGCGGCGATCCGATACAGTCCGAGTGCGTCGGCGGCGGGTTCGCGCAGTTTCTTCCCGTTGAGACCGGCCTCGAACCGCTTCGAGCCGATCTCGACGAGGGCGGCAAGCGCCAGCCAGAGCGCGACCATCACGAGCACCAGTTGCCCGTTGATCGTGCCGAACAGCGAGTCGGCGGTGTAACGAGCCTCTGCAAGGTGAGCACCGGTCAACAACAACACCAGCGCACTCACTCTCGAAATCGTCGTCAGTTTGCTCGAGATCGTCTCGAGCGGTGCCGTCGTGTTGAACGCACCGTCACGAGCCAGTGGAAGAACGACGAACGCGACGTAGACGACGCTACCCGCCCAGATAGCGGCGAAGACGAGATGGAGCGTCTGTGTGATGAACGCATCGACCATACCCTTGGGTTAGAGAGGGATGGTATCAGCGTTCCGACTTACAGCCGTCAGTAACAGTCATCGCTACTATCTTCTTACAGCGAGAGAATCCCGGCGTTTACGCCGTCATCAGAAATCTTCGATTTCTGATTGCCCGTCAGACGTAGTCTGACGACCGGGCGTGAATCGCGTCACTCAACTACGCGAACCACCGCTCGACAGCAGACCGGATCTTCCACGCTAATCCACACCATTAAGTAGATTTCTCTACATAGGCTATGTATGGCGATTGAGGTCACGCGCACCTACGTTGGTTCCATCCAGAACCAGCAACAGGTCAGCGATGGCCTCGATTCGCTCGGCGACTCCGCCTCGAAGATCTGGAACATCGCACGCTGGACAGTTGATCGTATCTGGGAGGTAACCGGCGAAATCCCCGATGAAGGAACGCTGAAATCGTACATGAAGAACCAAGCGTGCTGGAAAGACCTGAACGCACAATCCAGTCAGAAAGTCATCGAAGAACTTTCTGACGCTTTCCAGTCGTGGTTCGACCTGCGACACAAAGACGACGAGGCGAATCCACCCGGCTACCGCAAACATGGCGACACACGCCCCAAGAGTACGGTCACGTTCAAGGCAGACGGCTTCAAACACGA
This region of Natronobacterium texcoconense genomic DNA includes:
- the truA gene encoding tRNA pseudouridine(38-40) synthase TruA translates to MPAPRTPSSTPDERKLRAFRIAYDGTDYYGYQRQPSVPTVEDAVFEALRSLEVLAPDAEKPAGYAAAGRTDRGVSALAQTIGLEVPDWLTPRAFNAELPADVRAWASADAPEGFHATHHATRREYTYQLYAPPADGETPLSLESVARVDDELVRKACRELSGSHDYHNLTPDDDPDRTERSLSIEASRDGDYLVFTVAAGGFAHQLVRRLVSLVREIGAGTSSLEKVDRVFSPEPLPGPEGVAPAAPEPLVLTAVAYPDLEFTVDEAAAASARAVFGERALERKTGARVARELADGVETSDS
- a CDS encoding sulfatase, with protein sequence MAESNGRDVESHDTVRNVVLVVLDTARATSVGERTTPTLTGLAEEGTTFDNAFAAAPWTLPSHASMFTGTYPSEHGAHGGHTYLDAEFRTIPEAFADAGYRTIGVSNNTWLTEEFGFDRGFDELRKGWQYIQSDADMGAVVRGEDRREKIQAAREHLFDGNPLVNAANILYSEVFQPSGDDGADRSTTWIANWLENRREDRPFFLFCNFIEPHVEYDPPREYAERFLPDGMSYDEATDIRQDPRAYDCGDYGLSDRDFAALRGLYRAELAYVDDQLAEIRTALEDAGEWEDTIFVVCGDHGEHIGERDFFGHQYNLYDTLLDVPLVAHGGPFTDGGRRSELVQLLDLPATLLEAAGIDDPELLEQGSGQSLVPLVSDAHTTRTRDAVFAEYVAPQPSIERLEARFGEDAIPDRVREFDRRLRAIRTNEYKYVEGSDGFERLHDVSSDPSETTNIVADKPERARRLRNRLEERFGPLSEDAAHDEVEMRTDTKERLADLGYL
- a CDS encoding Hsp20/alpha crystallin family protein, which translates into the protein MSPSLHARPVPMQAVHDRSDGRLSIAVDAAPAALEDVSVEVGTRRVRISIDAGDDQHERTVVSPLPIGDDRSAVYHNGILTVTLETEAERLSRR
- a CDS encoding cupin domain-containing protein: MERISIDDLPAEPYDENLHTDRRDLTEPLSLEGVSMVQYALEPGERFSGAAHAHPDQEEVFVVLEGEATFEVGRAADDDGPRTVRIGENEAIRFAPGEFQTGWNDVDDRLVALALGAPRESEDVRVDRIPVLGEDSVTCPDCGHDHARIGDEGLVCPDCGASIAVDE
- a CDS encoding HpcH/HpaI aldolase family protein — encoded protein: MTRSPRLNALRRTLEAGDVALGILESTYSPALIELYGELGLDFVWIDLEHGGPSPRDGDRLEELLRAADVSGTELLVRLPDPDPGAVRKVLDAGVRNLFVSRIETAEDVRQAVQAARFEYDGEPGQRGFANPRASRWGTTNDYAATEDEEIVVGATIEHPTAVENLEEILAVPELGFVFAGPLDLAVATGHPGEPDHEDVEELVEEIRTKALEADVPLGGLGFGMDDVNEKVDAGYQILNLGSTTGALQGVVRSWFTEYEGERE
- a CDS encoding lipase maturation factor family protein, which translates into the protein MLHGEEFWLVRFLFQRGLAILYLLAFLVAAFQFRALAGEDGLLPLEWYAEGASFRERPSLFYVYPDDRVVGLAAWSGVVLSAMAVLAVPYWLPDAYATPASMVLWATLWLLYLSFVNAGQTFYGYGWESMLLETGFLAIFLGAGPVEPPVVVFLLLQWVLFRNMFGAGLIKLRGDDCWRDLTCMDYHYETQPIPNPVSWFAHHLPDRFHRGETFGNHVVELLIPFLYFAPQPASSFAGVVTIGFMGWLMLTGNFAWLNALTIVLAIATFSDGILEAVLPVAAPETVATPLYLEGTVILIAVVVLAMSIRPVENMLSESQTMNTAFDPLHLVNTYGAFGSVTKDRYEVVIQGTTDERPDEDAEWRTYRFEGKPTDPSRRPPQIAPYHLRLDWQLWFAAMRPTPRRQPWFYRLLVKLLERDERTESLLAEVPFEDGEQPTHARAIRYRYQYTTPEEREETGDWWRRERVGTYVHPVSLEELRTRAPAA
- a CDS encoding DCC1-like thiol-disulfide oxidoreductase family protein → MSHTQDTFVFDDDCGFCTWWAEFFDERTDLRIVGFSDLTPELRERLPENYEACSHLVTDEWVYSCGASIEEAFVRSDVAKPLRDGVLFLRNFEDYGRLREWGYRSVADHRAQWGQVVSKTPPVRRDREDDDSSSSDR
- a CDS encoding MarR family transcriptional regulator, producing the protein MSIDRDTFENASEEELSGLSVPEQVLGFLAANEDRAFKAREIATQISVDEGAVSTALSRLKDRDLVEHKATYWAITEDADRLERYSGYERATALFNEQFGTEDRDAWREHAPSEPHPNVENEQ
- a CDS encoding type II toxin-antitoxin system PemK/MazF family toxin gives rise to the protein MTDEESPIFERGDVVYGDDPFKGDGAARPWLILSNHEGRPFHGEQYIVLTLTSKSWMDDLIYISEESWIRGGTPDESRIIPWGVQSIDHGDIDFWQGRLKESLVDEAVSALVDELQ